In Nicotiana tabacum cultivar K326 chromosome 17, ASM71507v2, whole genome shotgun sequence, one DNA window encodes the following:
- the LOC107819240 gene encoding GATA transcription factor 19-like produces the protein MMHRCSSSCHGSMVGPCSCGLFHSQSNVTTTTSSAFSMLFSHNPSAFDHEYSENMYSFAPSSSSVDCTLSLGTPSTRLTNEISEKRVVQSHERRSSYMPNFCWDILQPKQHTPSPPSSAHKSTRGGSNGSNTNSTDPLVARRCANCDTTSTPLWRNGPRGPKSLCNACGIRFKKEERRASAAAVTANGGGGGGGMDTPQMINSTASWVHHSQPPKMPCFSSAAYGNEFRFIEDDDRDSDVTGIPFLPWRLNVADRPSLVHDFTR, from the exons ATGATGCATCGTTGCAGTAGCAGTTGTCATGGAAGTATGGTGGGTCCATGTTCATGTGGTCTGTTTCACAGTCAAAGCAATGTTACTACTACTACTTCTTCTGCTTTCTCGATGCTCTTCTCCCATAACCCTAGTGCTTTTGATCATGAATATTCAGAAAACATGTACTCTTTTGCTCCTTCTTCTTCATCTGTGGATTGCACTCTCTCCTTAGGGACGCCTTCCACTCGCCTTACTAATGAGATTAGTGAAAAGAGGGTAGTTCAGTCTCATGAACGTCGCTCTTCCTACATGCCTAACTTCTGCTGGGATATTCTTCAGCCAAAACAACATACTCCATCGCCGCCTTCTTCCGCACACAAATCCACTCGTGGCGGTAGCAATGGTAGTAACACCAACTCTACTGACCCCCTCGTTGCTCGCCGCTGCGCTAACTGTGATACCACTTCAACTCCGCTTTGGAGAAATGGTCCTAGAGGCCCTAAG TCACTTTGCAATGCATGTGGAATTCGATTCAAGAAGGAAGAGAGAAGAGCAAGTGCAGCAGCAGTCACCGCTAACGGTgggggaggaggaggaggaatggACACACCACAGATGATAAACAGTACTGCTTCATGGGTTCACCATTCACAACCCCCCAAAATGCCTTGTTTCTCTTCAGCTGCCTATGGAAATGAATTCAGGTTTATAGAAGATGATGACCGTGATTCTGATGTAACCGGCATTCCTTTCCTTCCTTGGCGTCTCAATGTTGCTGATAGGCCTAGCCTTGTTCATGACTTCACtagataa